The following proteins are co-located in the Triplophysa dalaica isolate WHDGS20190420 chromosome 2, ASM1584641v1, whole genome shotgun sequence genome:
- the LOC130410280 gene encoding cyclic nucleotide-gated channel cone photoreceptor subunit alpha: MGRISQFILKFGRTSTECQVPERSAVVRITARPEDIGEEEEAWWCDIGLDQLRYRNFNNNAGHWPLATLNRNNCNNTDDKKDDREIKKGDKKEVPKKDEKKDEPKKDEKKDEKKDDKKDDKNKEEEKPKEVWIMDPATDLYYHWLTIVAVPAFYNLMMLVTRSCFNELQNDFTILWIVLDYSSDLIYYLDTFVRSRTGFLEQGLLVQDSKKLWEHYKKSPQFRFDMISMVPTDLLMLKVGYNNPEVRFNRLFKMARLFEYFDRTETRTNFPNIFRISNLVLYILIIIHWNGCIFFAISKTIGFGTDSWVYPNISDPDFGRLSRKYIYCLYWSTLTLTTIGETPPPVRDVEYLFVVADFLIGVLIFATIVGNVGAMISNMNASRAEFQAKIDSIKQYMQFRKVTKDLEARVVKWFDYLWTEQKTCDEKEVLKNLPDKLKAEIAINVHLETLRKVRIFQDCEAGLLVELVLKLQPQVFSPGDYICKKGDIGREMYIIKEGQLAVVADDGVTQFVVLSDGAYFGEISILGIKGSKAGNRRTANIRSVGYSDLFALSKDDLMEALTEYPEAKKALEEKGRAILLKDNLIDEEAANAGADPKDLEEKVSTLETNLEVMQIKFARLMVDWTSNQNKIKQRIANMEARVKTLRDEDSSEVVEDKKDK; encoded by the exons CTTCAACAACAATGCTGGTCATTGGCCACTTGCAACACTCAATAGGAACAACTGCAACAATACAGACGA CAAAAAGGATGACAGGGAGATAAAGAAAGGCGATAAGAAAGAAGTGCCGAAAAAGGACGAGAAGAAAGATGAACCAAAAAAAGACGAGAAGAAAGATGAGAAGAAGGATGACAAGAAAGATGATAAAAATAAGGAAGAGGAGAAACC AAAAGAAGTGTGGATAATGGATCCTGCCACGGATTTATACTATCACTGGTTGACCATTGTAGCAGTACCTGCGTTTTACAACCTAATGATGCTTGTTACTAG ATCCTGTTTTAATGAGCTGCAGAATGACTTCACCATCTTATGGATTGTGCTGGACTATAGCTCAGATCTCATCTACTACCTTGATACATTTGTCAGATCAAGGACAG GATTCCTGGAGCAAGGATTACTTGTACAAGATTCTAAGAAGCTGTGGGAACATTACAAAAAGTCACCGCAATTCAGGTTCGATATGATATCCATGGTACCGACAGACTTATTAATGCTCAAAGTGGGCTACAACAATCCCGAAGTGAGATTCAATCGACTTTTCAAGATGGCTCGTCTCTTCGAGTACTTCGACCGCACCGAAACCAGAACCAACTTTCCCAACATCTTCCGGATCAGCAACCTTGTCCTCTATatcctcatcatcatccacTGGAACGGCTGCATCTTCTTCGCCATCTCAAAAACCATCGGCTTCGGAACAGACAGTTGGGTGTACCCCAACATCAGTGACCCGGACTTCGGCCGTCTTTCCAGAAAGTACATCTACTGTCTGTATTGGTCCACCCTCACCCTCACGACCATCGGAGAGACGCCGCCTCCGGTCCGAGATGTTGAGTACTTATTTGTCGTTGCTGATTTTCTCATCGGCGTGCTCATTTTCGCCACCATCGTCGGTAACGTCGGCGCCATGATTTCTAACATGAACGCCTCCCGTGCTGAATTCCAGGCGAAGATCGACTCCATCAAGCAGTACATGCAGTTCCGTAAGGTCACCAAAGATCTGGAGGCCCGTGTTGTGAAGTGGTTCGACTACCTTTGGACGGAGCAAAAGACCTGCGATGAAAAGGAGGTCCTTAAGAACCTCCCAGACAAGCTGAAAGCAGAGATCGCCATCAACGTCCATCTTGAAACCCTCAGGAAGGTGCGCATCTTTCAGGATTGTGAGGCGGGTCTTCTCGTTGAGCTTGTCCTTAAGCTCCAGCCTCAGGTCTTCAGTCCCGGAGACTACATCTGCAAAAAGGGCGACATTGGACGGGAGATGTATATTATCAAAGAAGGCCAGCTAGCCGTGGTGGCCGACGATGGCGTCACGCAATTCGTGGTCCTCAGCGACGGCGCTTACTTCGGTGAGATCAGCATCCTGGGCATCAAAGGCAGCAAAGCGGGAAACCGCAGAACTGCTAACATACGTAGCGTGGGATATTCTGACCTGTTCGCGCTCTCAAAAGACGACCTGATGGAGGCGCTGACCGAGTACCCGGAGGCCAAAAAGGCTTTGGAAGAGAAAGGCAGGGCTATTCTGCTGAAAGATAATCTCATCGACGAGGAGGCGGCCAACGCCGGTGCCGACCCAAAAGACCTGGAGGAAAAAGTGAGCACGCTGGAGACAAATTTAGAGGTGATGCAGATCAAATTTGCTCGTCTTATGGTAGATTGGACATCCAACCAAAACAAGATCAAACAGCGGATCGCCAACATGGAGGCCAGAGTGAAGACTCTTAGAGATGAGGATTCGTCAGAGGTCGTTGAGGATAAGAAGGACAAATAG